From the genome of bacterium HR17:
AATCCGGCGATAGCGCCCCGAAACGGTTGGGCAACACCTCCACCTGTGCCACACAAAACGGGTCATGTTGGACAATTTCCACGATGCGAAACCGCTGCTCCCCTTGCACCATCAGCGTCAAGTGTCCGTCGGGGGCTTGATCCCAATGGACGATGCGGGCGATCGTGCCCACTGCGTAGGGTTCCGCGAGACCACCGCCCTCTCGGCGCTGACGCGTCAACACAACGCCCAAACGCCGGTCGTCCTCTATGGACGCTGTCACGAGTTGCACAAAGCGCTGCTCAAAAATTTGCAAAGGCAACTTGGCGCCCGGAAACAAGACGGTGTGCAGCGGCAGCAGCGGTAACTCACGGCGCACGCGCGGCTCACCTCCGTCACGGCACGACTTTGTTAAGCGGATACTCAATGATGTCTCGTGCCCCGGCTTCTTTGAGCAGCGGAATCAAATCCCGCACCTGCACTTCGTCCACGATCACTTCAATCGCCACCCAATCGCTGTCAGCGAGGGGTGCGACGGTCGGTGCCTTCATCGCGGGGAGAACCCCCAACACCCTGTCCAAATCGCTGCGCGCGACGTTCAGTTTGAGACCGACCTTTTGCTGTGCCGTCAACGCGCCTTGCAGCAGCAACGCCATGTGGCGGATTTTCCGCTGTTTCCATGCGTCCGCCCACGCCTGCGGGTTAGCGATCAACCGCGTCGTGGATTCCAGCACCGTCTCAATGATGCGCAAGTTGTTCGCCCGCAGGGTCGTGCCCGTTTCCGTCACATCGGCGATGGCATCTACCAGTTCGGGCACCTTCGCTTCCGTTGACCCCCACGAAAACTCCACATGGGCGTTGACGCCCCGCGCCTGCAAAAAGCGCCGCACCGTGTTGGGCAACTCCGTCGCAATCCGTTTGCCCTCCAAGTCTTCCACGCGGCGGTAGGGCGCATCGTTGTGGACGGCGATGACCAACCGCACTTTGCCCAGCCCTTGCTTGGAGTAGACGAAATCCGCCACCTGCACGACTTGCTCTTCCACACCGTTCTCCACGATTTGGTCGTAGCCCGTGATGCCGGCGTCCAGCACACCCTCAGCGACATAGCGGGGAATTTCCTGCGCCCGCAGCAGAATCGCCTGAATGTCTGGGTCGTTAATGCGCGGGAAATGCGACCGCCCTTCAATGTGCACTTCCCAACCTGCCGCGCGCATCAACCGTAAAGTCGCGTCCTGCAAACTCCCTTTGGGAATGCCGAAGCGTAACCGTCGCTCCATGTCGGCACTGCCTCCTTACGCGACAGCAATGGCGCCTTCAATTTTGGCAACTGCCACCACACTGAGTTACAGTTTTCGCTGGAGTGGATGCCCGATGCGTTTTGGGTTCTGGGTGGCGATGACGATGCTGGTGAGCAATTGGGCAAGTGGGCAAAGCGCCGTCGGCGTTTGGCATGACCCGTCCGTGCCCCAGCGAGCGGGATATGCCGACCCGCAACGGCTGCTCCGATTGCTCCGCCGACACGGTTTTGCAGTGCAAGGGCTTTCGTCCGCTGACCTCGCTGACCCAACCAAGATGACGCCACAAAAAGTTGCCCTCGTCCTTTTGCCCTACGGCGCTCATTTTCCCGCCGACGCTGTTGAGAACTTCCGCCGCTATTTGCGAGCGGGCGGACGGTTTCTCAGTTTAGGCGGCTACGCTTTTGATGAAGTGAGCGAACGGGACACAGGACAAGGGACGCAGGGCACATGGCAATGGGAAAAGCTGGCGAGCGAAAAGGTGCAAGTGTATACCGCGCAAAAAGGCATCCGCATCGTTGTGCCTGAAGAGGCACCCGTTGATTGGCATCGGGCGCGGGCGTTTGCGTCGCTGCGGTCAGGCGAACGCTACTTGCTGATAGGCAAAGTGCGCACCGACGGCATCGCCGACGGGCACGGCGCTTATCTCGCCGCCGATTACTTTGACACCAACGGCAACCGCATCGCTTTCCAGCAAACGCAAATTGTCCGACGCACTGATGGCTGGCAGGAATTGGGCGTCGTCCTGCATGTCCCGAAAGATGCCGCAAAAGTTGCTATCAATGCCATCGTGCACGGGCATGGAACAGCCGAGTTCAAGGATGTCGTGGTGAAACCTGTCATCAACACGCGCTGGGGTGACGCCCGCGATTGGATGCACATTGCTCCCGAGCAATTGGCGGTTTTTGACCCGTCGTTTCGGATTGATGGCGCGACGGCATTAGAACGCGCCAAAGGACATGCAAGGGATGTGGATAAGGTTGTGGTGCGGACAGAGGAGCCGATGAAGGGTTACGCGGCGGTGGCGCTCATCGGCGACAATGATCCCGTCAACCCGCAAGCGCGGTCGCGGCTCGTCCCTGTGCTCGTCGCCCGCGACAAGTTCGGGCGCTTCCTCGGTCCCGCCTTCAGCGTCCTACACCACTTCGCAGGTCCTTATGCAGGCAGCACTTGGGCGTTTTGCGGGATTGAAAGCCACGACTTGACACAATCTCCGAAATTTCAAACCGTGTTGGTTGAAGTTGTCCGCCACATGTTGCGGGGCGTTTACCTGCACAGTTTGCGCCCCTCGTTTTGGACCTACCGCAAGGGCGAGACCGCTGCCGTCAGCGTCAAAGTGCGCAACGACGGTGGTGCGCCGCAAACGGTGACGGTGCGGATGGAAATGGCGCCGATGGCGCAGCCGTTGCGCATGGGCGCACCGATATCGCTTGGGGAACAAACGGTCACGCTATCGCCCCACGAAGAAACGACCGTGACGGTGCATTGGCGCATCCCACAAAACGCTGCACCCCTCTACGCCGTTCGCGCCGTTTTGATCGCCCCGTCCCGCGACGAACTATGGTCAGGTTTTTGCGTTTGGGACGAACATGTGTCGCAAAATGCAACGCCGATCGCGTGGCGCGACAACGCCTTGTGCGAATGGGACGCCGAAAACAAACGGTGGCAACCCCGCTTCTGGCTGGGCACGAACCAAACGGGCGTGATGTTCGCCCCTGCAGCGACTTGGGAAAACCCACTGCAGTGGGAGTTCGAGTTTGCGTTGATGCGAAAGATGGGCTTGAAAGTGTTACGTGTCTTGCACATCAGCCCCTTCGCGGGCGATTTGGAAAACCCGACCGAAGCGTTTTGGCGGCGTTACGACGCGCTGGTCTTGATGGCGCATCGGCACGGTTTGGTCCTGATGCCGACCTTGCACGAATGGATGGGCGTGAGCGTAGATGAAGCGACGCTGCGCAAGCAATGCGCCTTCGTGCGGCTCGTCGGTGCCCGATACAAAAACGCGCCCCGCATCGTTTGGGACATTGAAAACGAAGCGCAGGTCGAATTCCGTGACCATCCCGATTTGCATCGGTTGTTCAACGATTGGCTGCGCCAGCGTTACGGCTCTGACGAAAAGTTGCAAGCAGCGTGGCGAGAACGGGTCAGGTTGGGCGAAGCGCGTTACGCCGCACACAAACCGCGCAGCTGGGATGATTTGAAGTTCCGTGACATCCAGTATTTTCGCCGCTGGCTCATTGAGCGGTGGGTCAAAGCGAATGGGCAAGCGCTGCGTGAAAGCGGCGCGATGCAACCCCTCACCGACGAAATTGACTGGAAAGTGTGCGGCGACCATTACGAGGGCGCGAAATGGCTGACCTTCACCAACCTGCACTATTACGGTGACCGTTCTCCGATGGCGATTGCGACCTACCTGAAGTTTCACGACCGCACCGCCCGTGGGCAAGGGTTAGCGGTCGGCGAGTTTGGTGCCCGCGACCACCCCAGTTTCCGCTTCGGCGGTTGGGGCTACGCGCCGACCGAAGAAGTCGTCCGACATTTCGTTGCCTTGCCTCTCTTGACTTTTGCGCTGCAAGGGGCGATGGCGCTCAACTGGGACTGGAAAGACATGGAAGCGTGCATTTTTCCGTGGGGCTTGGTGCACCAACACGGTGTTTATGCGTCCGTCGGGACGGAAGACGGGCAACGCAGGACGCGGGTTTGGAATGTGGAAGCGGCGCTGAAAGTGGCGGGCAAAACTTTTGCCGCTGTCGCCCGGTTTGTGGAGCGGCACGCACCTCTCACTGAACCGCGCCACATCGCGCTTGTCGTCCCTGACGACCATTTGCTCGGTGCGGAAGGCGAGGTGCGGTGGAGTGGGTTGGGTCCTGCAGGGCGCGTCAGCGCCGCTGTGTTCCGAGCGATTGAAGCGCTGTTGCGCCTCAAAGTGCCGTTCAGCGTCGTCCGCGAATGGGAGTGGGCAAACGCGTTCGCCGACGCATCCTCACGGTCAAATTTGCGCCTGACCGCCATCGCCGTCTTCCCCGTCCCCTTCGTTTGGAGCGATGCGACTTACGAAGCCGTCAAACGCTTCGTTGAACAAGGAGGCATCGCCATCGTTACAGGCGATTTCACCTTTGACCCTGACCGTCAACGAACGCGAAAGCAGCGGTTGCGAGAGTTGCTCGGTATGCAATTTGTTGACGGCGTCCTGTCACCTTTTGAACTGGACGAAGTTGCGCCTGTGCGATGCGTGGCGACGGATGACGCGTTTGGGCTGCGGGAGTGGTCGGGCAAACCGTGTGTGAGGATGGGACAAGAGGCAAGGGGCATGGGGCAAGCGTTTAAGGGGCGGGTGTTGGCAGTGACGGAACAAGGGGCGCCCGTCGTGGTCGCTAACAGGGTGGGCAAAGGTTTGGTCGTGTTCTGCACCGATGCGCCCGAATGGCGCGGCGCGGACGAAACGCTGGCGGTCTACAAAGCGCTGCTGCAACGGGCAGCCGAGTTGCACAGCGTGCAACCAGAACGCTCAGCGCCGGTTTGGGGCGGCTGGATTGAGGTTGGCAAAGCACCCGAGATGTTAGCGGTCGGGCAAGCGAACAGCGGTCGGGGTGGGATTTTCGTCGCCGCCAACCCGACGAACCAAAGGCGCTCAGCGCACTTCGCCGCCGGTGCAGGGTATCCGGTCACGCGCCTGACGCTTTTGCCCCGCTGGGTCACCTTTTTGGCGTTGAGCACGCACAATGAACCCACAGCGGCATTGGTCGCTGGCGAGTTGTGGGGTGGTGAAGCGCCACTGCCTAAACGCTTAATGGTGCGCACGGAGTGCCCCACGCTGGTGTGGCACGAAGCACCATCGGCGCGGCTTGGGGCGCCGACCACGCGGTTCATCCCGCTGAACGCCGGCGAAGTGGCGATGCGCTGGAGCAAACCGAAAGCGCAACTCACAGTCAGCGACTTCGTGACAGGCAAAGTGCTCCTGCGCCGCACGGTGCAGGCAAAAAGCGGCTGGCTGCAAGTTGTCGTGCCGCCCGAACTGGCGCTGACGGAGTGGCAGGTTGAGTGAGAGGGGAGCATTTTTCAGCGCCGCCACCATCGCAGCGTCAGCACCCCTTCCATCAGCAAACAAGCGAGCGACAGCAACAGGCAAAGAGGCGATAAGTCCCGCAGCGGTGTCGCCGCAAGGGATAGGGTAGGGGGTTGGCTTGAGTGGATGAAAACGCCGTTATGGTGCGCCAACGCGCGGCGCACCTGTTCGGGAGCGGGTAGCCGAAAATCGCTTTCACTCAAAGGTGGCACGGTCGTCCGCAACGGCGCAACTTCGGGCGCTTCGTCGGTCTCGCGCGGCACTAACACGCCGCCTTTGTAGGCAGCGAAAGTGATGAGGCGGTAAATGAGCGGCACGAAGGCAGGCGACCGCACAAGGTTGCCGTCGCGCTCGGTGAGCGGCACCGTGAGCAACAGCAGCCGCCCTTGACCGACAGACAGTTCCAACAGCAGCGGGGCACCTGTTTCCAGCGCGACGAGTGTCCGTAAGCGGGCGTTATCGCCTTGCACCAGGGCAGGGCGCGCTACGACGCCTTGCAAGGTAGCGCCCAGCCCGTTCAGCAACGGCACCGTTTCGTCCGTCCAACGGACCCGCTGCAGCGGGGTCGGCTCCGCCCGCACTGTCAACCCCAACGCCGCCCACAAAGGTGAACGCGCTGCGTCGGCGACGATGACGGCGTTGTGCCCCTGACGGACCCACGCCAGCACCTTGCGGGTGAGGGTCAGGTCGGTCGGCGCCGAGGCGATGAGCGCGTCGGCGTCAAACTGCCACCCGCTCAGCGGTGACAAGTTCAGGGCGCGTAGCGCGGCGACGATGAAAGTGTTGCCTTGTCGGACGGCACACGCGACGCGCAAACGATGCGGTGCCCGCACAACGAACGCCACGCGGTCGTCCAGCGCCAACGCGTCCGCTGCCAGCGGATTGGCTTGCCACCGCACCTCGCACCGCACCCAACCGTTGCGGTCCGCCAACCGCCAAATCGCTGGAGGCAATGGGAATGCCAGCACGAGTTCTCGCCCTGCCGGCAGTTGAGCGGGACGGACGGTGACGACTTGCGCGTTTGCCCGCAGGGCGATGTTGCCTGTCAGCGGTTGACGGCTCAAATTGCGCAAACGCACCTGCAGTTGCCCGTCCGCTTGCGGGTCCAGCGGCATCCGCAAAAGCGCGTCTACACGGGCGTTGCCGACGGCAGGTGTTTCCTTGACATCTACGACCGTCAGCGGGTTCCGCAAGGGTGGCAATCGCAGCGACCGAAAGGGTTCGCTCTGCAAATCGGTGACGACGATGAGCCGCTTGGCGGCAGCGGTGTGGGACGCAAGCAACGCATCGGCGGTCTGCAACGCAGGCGTCAAGTCCAGCGCCTTAAAGGTCGGGCGCAACCGGCGCAAGGCAGCGCGCAACACGGCGCGGTCAGTCGTGAAAGGGACGAGCGGTTCGCCGCTACGGTCAGCAGCGACCACCGCGATGTCGGCGGGGATGTTCGCGACGAGTTGTTCGCACCAACGCTGAACCTGTCGCCACCACACAGGGTGACCGCCCTGTAGGCTAAGTGAGGTGTCCACGACAAGGGCAAGGGCTGTCGGGGCAGGCGGCAGCGGCAGGCTGAGAGGCGCGTAGAGGCGCAACAGAGACAACAGAGCGAACAACACCGCTCCAGTCCGCAACGCCACCAGCATCAGTTCCCGCAGCCAGCGGCGCCCTTGCATTTGCAGCGTCGCGTCGTGCAAAAAGCGCGTCATCGCAAAGGGCATGACCCGTCGGCGCCGCCGCGCCAGTAAGTGCACGAGGACGGGCAAAGCCGCAAGGGCTAACACCGGTAGCAGGTGCGGCTGACCCAGTTGCATGTGAGAACGCCCCCATCGGTCGCGTTCACACCGAACACTTGCAAAGGACACCCCTTTGGCGCGCCATCCGTTTTGTTAGGCAAGGGCATCAATAGAACTGCCCGACGCTGGTGTCCAAAAAAGTGCCCTGATTGGATGTCCCGAACAGTTGCTGGAACAGGGGGAAGGCTTTGACGACGAAAAAGAAGCGGAACTCCCGCCGCTCGCGGTTGTAAGTCAGCCACAGTTGGTAGCAGTGCAGGTCGCGGGTGACGCGGAACTGCACGATGTCCATCTTGCGCAGCAACCCGCTATAGCCCAGCAGAGTTTCCAGCCGCCAACTCTTTGAGACGCTCCAGTCCATGAACAGGCGCGCCAGCGCTAAGCGCCCCTGCGTCGGCGAGTAACGGAAGGTCAACTCCGAGCGAAACCCGCCCGGCGGCGGAGCGGGGCGCTCTTCGGCGAATGGGGTCGGTTGGATGCCATAGTAACTGACGAAGGTGCCGTAAGTCGGCACACCCAGCGTGGACGGTTTGCTCAACACGATGCGCCCTAACAGGTCCAGCCATTGCCCGCGCTCTAAACTGTAGCCCGTTGACAAGTCCACCGCCGCGCCTTGATAAGGGCGCCACCGCAGGTTGAGCAGTGCATCGCGGTAGAAGTTGTTGCGGACATCTAAGCCCGTCGTCAGTGACAGCAGGAACCTGTCCGACGGCGCCAAACTCAGTCGCAGGTCCAAGTTCTCATAGTTGGTTCGCAGGTCTGAGGTGAAGGGCGTGAAGCCCCGCACCCGTTGCCGCCAATAGTCCAAGTCCAACCGGCTTTGCCCACCTAACTCCCATGCCAGCGAGCCCCGGTAGCCGTAGAGGTATTGCGCCGTGTCGTTGCCGTAGAGGAACTGCTCAAACAGCGCGCTGTGGGTGAGGGAGAGCCGCTCAGCGACCCGCACCGTTCGGGTCGGCGTCTCCATCCGCAGATGCACCCGCTCCGTCGTCAAAGTCTGCACCGGCTGGTTAAAGCCGAGAAAACGCGGCTCACGCCACCGGGCGAGGCTGATGACGATAAAAGGTAGGGTGAAACGCGGCTGATGAGGGCGGAAGGTGAAGGTTATCTCAGGCAACCGGTCCAGCGCGTAGGTCGTATCGCCCAGAAACTTTTCGCGGTCTAAGTCCACGCGCTGCTCAAACCTTAGCGCCCAATCCCATGTGTCGGAGAGGCGCCGCCGCACTTCCACTCGCTCGGTCAACTCTTCGTCGGTCGCTTGTCCCGGTCGGCGGGTTTGGCGCAGCGTACCCAGCAGGTTGAGGGATTGAGCGACGGTGCTGAAAGTGTGCGAAAAGGTCCAGACGCGTTCGTCTGTGAAGTTGCCGTAGCGAAACGCCCGCAGCGCCAGCTCCGTCGCACCCCGCAGCCAGTTGCGCCGCAGGCTAAATTGCTGCTGGACGGTGGACGACACTTGTCCACCCAAAAACGGCGCGTTGCGCCGGTCGTCCCAAAAGGTCGTCAGAAGCAAGCCGGCAAACAGCGTTTGCTGGTGCCGCCACGAAAAAGTCCGTTCGCGCCCCAAAAACGGCGACCGCTGTAAAAACAGGCTCAAGTCACCCTGCGCCTGGCGGAAGTTGTAACTGTGCTCCAAGCCGTAGCCCGTCCCGCGCTGTTGCGAGAGGTCCAGCAACAGGTTGACGGTTTGCGCCCGCGTGTCCAGCAAACTTATGGTCGTTTTGACGAAAACGCCTCCCAGCCGGTCGTAGCCGAAATCGGGGGTGAAAGGCAACCGGCTGCGTTGGCGCCGGGGCTTGATGGAAATGGTGTAGCGTCCCAACCCGATGATTTTGCGGTCACCGAGAAAAACGCCGATGTGTCGCAGGATGAGCCGGTCGTTGGGCAAAATCTCCACCGACTCCGCTCGCAGGCTGTAGTGCGGGACGGGACGGTCGCAGGACGAGAGGGTCGCTTGCTCAGCCGTCCACCGCTGCTCGGTGCCGCTGAAGTGGTGGACGGTCAGGTAAAGGGGTTCGGCGACGCCAGCGCCGAAGAAACTCGGTTCCATTGTTGCCTTGCCGCCGTCCATCGTCCACTGCCGCTGACCGAGGTCGTAGACAATGCGCCCACCGACGAACTCCAAACCCCGCTGCGATAGCAGCCGCACGCCTTCCGAGGCTTCCACAATTTGGTCGCGTCGGCGGTAGCGCAGGCGACGGGTGAACAGGGTGAAGTTGCGGTAGGTCAAGCGCACCAAGCCAGTGCCTTCTGCGGTGCGCCATTCCTCCGTTTGCGGTTCATAACGCAACGGCAATTCGCTCTCCACACGCAGCGTATCCCCCAGTGATCCGACCGATGGCGGCATTTCTTGGGGCATTTGGCAACGCCCTGCCGCGACACAAGAGGTAAGGCAACAGCCCATGAGCAAGTAACGCCCCAACCGCGTCACCGCGCCCGCCACAGCAACCATACCCCCATCAAACCGAACAAAAAGTTTTGTGACCACGCGACGAGGAACGGGGCGATGCGGTACTTTTCACCGACAACTTCCGACCAACCCATCGCCCCTTGATAGAGGAAGACGCCTAAGACGGCGATGAACAAGCCGGCGAAACTACCGCTACGGGCAAAGCGGATGCTTAGCGGCGCCGCCCAAAGGGTCATCACGATCGTCGCTGCCGGCACGGCGAACTTGAAGTGGTAGGCGACCTTGAAACTGTAGGCGTCCATGCCGCCCTTCTCAAAGACGGCGATGCGATCTTTCAACTCTTGCACCGACAACTCAAAAGGCTGGCGCTGATCTGCCCAAAACTCCTGCAAGTTCTCGTGCAAGTTCAACACCAACTGGCGCATGGGGCGTTCGGTGTGGACGAGCAAATTGCCTTTGCGCCCGTAGGTGTGGACGACGACATTATGAAAAACCCAGCGGTTGCTGGTAGGGTCCTTTTGTCCCCACTGAGCGGTGATGACTTGTGGGAACGCCCAATTGCGCGGGTCCTTGCGGTAAATGAGCACCCCCCGCAAAGTAGCGGTCGCTCGGTCCACTTCGCGAACATAAAAGTAAAAGTCGTTGCCGACCTTGAAGAACTTGTCTGGCTCCACCAACGGTGTCGGGTTGACGACGAGAAGCCGTTGCAAAATTTCGTTGGCGCGCCGATTGGTCACCGGTGCCACGCGATCGTTGAGGTAAAAATCGCCGACCGACACCAACGCGGCGACGATGACGAACGGCGTCACGACCCGCTGCACGCTTACCCCACTCGCCCGCAACGCAATCAGTTCCATTTCGCGCCCCATACGGTTCAGCGTCACGGAAGTCGCCAGAATCATGCCGATGGGGATGGACAACACGGCAGCGCTGGGCATCAGGTAAACGACCATCAGTAGCGCGTCCCGCGCCGGAACGCCCCGGCCGATGGACTTGATCGCCCAGTAAAAGTAATGCCCGGTCAGCACGACGACAAAGAACAGCACGCCCGCACAAAAGGGTGCGATCATCTCCCGCAGCACATAACGGTCCATGCGGGAGACGAACGGCACTGCCCAATACAGCCATCCCCAACGCCGTGCAGCGGGCGATGCCGGTGGCAATGCCGTCGCCAAAGGGCGTGTCGGTTCCATGCCGAATGTCACCCTGTTTGCGCGATGTGGTTTAAGGCACGCTGCCCCGTCTCGGATGGTGCGCCTCGCGCCGCACTGCAAAGGGCACCGCTCCCGCAGCGTTACCGCTTGCGTTCGGGTCGGACATCAACGGCTGACAAAAGTTATCGGCGCGTGGGGCACATATCCTGCGTCAGCGGCGCGTTGCAACAACAGGGCAATCGCTTGCTGTCCCCGTTCGCCCATGTCCACCGTCAACGCGTTGACATACATGCCGACGAACCGCTGAGCACGGGCGGTGTCCATGCCCCGCCCGAACTGGTGGGCGTAGGCGAGGGCTTCGTCGCGATGGCTTAAGGCGTAAGCGACGCTGGCGCGGACATGGGCTAAGACCATCCGCTGCACCTCCGCCGGTAACGCCCGCCGAACGACATTGACGCCCAACGGCAAGGGCAGTCCTGTTTCACCTGCCCACCACTCACCCAAATCCAGCACCTTTACCAACCCGGCGTCCGCGTAGGTCAATTGCCCTTCGTGAATGAGCAAACCGAACGGCACCTCACCCGCCTGCACTGCATCCATGATGCGGTCAAAAGGCAACACGACGAACGGGAAATTGCCGACGCACAACCGCAGCGCCAAAAACGCCGTCGTCAGCGTCCCGGGCACAGCGACGGGCAATCGCCGTAAATCGGCTATCGGGTGCGGCTCGCGGGCGACGACGATGGGACCGTAGCCGTCGCCCATGCTTGCCCCGCTGGTCAAAATGGCATAGCGGTGCGCCAAATAAGCGCACGCGTGCACCGACGCGGCGCTGATATCCAACGCGCCCTGCAGCAGCAACTCGTTGAGCGTTTGGATGTCGCGCAGGATGTGCTCATAGCGAATGGGACGCGTGTCCACTTTACCGTTCGTC
Proteins encoded in this window:
- the mqnD gene encoding 1,4-dihydroxy-6-naphtoate synthase, which encodes MLTLGHSPDADDAFMFYAMTNGKVDTRPIRYEHILRDIQTLNELLLQGALDISAASVHACAYLAHRYAILTSGASMGDGYGPIVVAREPHPIADLRRLPVAVPGTLTTAFLALRLCVGNFPFVVLPFDRIMDAVQAGEVPFGLLIHEGQLTYADAGLVKVLDLGEWWAGETGLPLPLGVNVVRRALPAEVQRMVLAHVRASVAYALSHRDEALAYAHQFGRGMDTARAQRFVGMYVNALTVDMGERGQQAIALLLQRAADAGYVPHAPITFVSR
- the hisG_1 gene encoding ATP phosphoribosyltransferase produces the protein MERRLRFGIPKGSLQDATLRLMRAAGWEVHIEGRSHFPRINDPDIQAILLRAQEIPRYVAEGVLDAGITGYDQIVENGVEEQVVQVADFVYSKQGLGKVRLVIAVHNDAPYRRVEDLEGKRIATELPNTVRRFLQARGVNAHVEFSWGSTEAKVPELVDAIADVTETGTTLRANNLRIIETVLESTTRLIANPQAWADAWKQRKIRHMALLLQGALTAQQKVGLKLNVARSDLDRVLGVLPAMKAPTVAPLADSDWVAIEVIVDEVQVRDLIPLLKEAGARDIIEYPLNKVVP
- the lon2 gene encoding Lon protease 2, with translation MRRELPLLPLHTVLFPGAKLPLQIFEQRFVQLVTASIEDDRRLGVVLTRQRREGGGLAEPYAVGTIARIVHWDQAPDGHLTLMVQGEQRFRIVEIVQHDPFCVAQVEVLPNRFGALSPDLTRIANHLAALLYRYIELKTVAEQMSSADMMLPTDLTALGFRVGALLDVPLHEKQQLLETDDVTELLRSEVTILQREVRRLQRTAFWNEFLRTARARARAVPPEWAVWN